One part of the Terrimicrobium sacchariphilum genome encodes these proteins:
- a CDS encoding glycoside hydrolase family 97 protein codes for MNRLFLPILLVPGLLSLAPAVELKSPDGHLVATIETDSAQDLVYTISRDGKVLLAPSRIGVTIEGVDLGKDATLGQEKRASIDDQYPVFGPKSIARNRANTLALSIRHDASGQSCTLEARAFDDGFAWRIISPGSGSRTVLGEASSWVLPEKSIIWFGERNSPWKLRTYAGEFVSAPLSKLPTVSSQGPVQCPPLLAELPDGLGYILVTEAALENYSGLRLRAIGESTLQADLADGLKGFPITGDLVTPWRVTILARDLDGLVNTDIISALNPPPDARLFRDLSYIKPGRSVWRWWSKGTGSPDEERAMIDDAAALGFEYSLVDDGWAKWPDAWKRIRELATHGSSRKVGLLIWKDSNEISNPAGDYAAMRSFLDSAKSAGVAGVKVDFFNSESQASIAFQRRLLVLAAERKLLVILHGIQKPTGESRTFPNEITREGVRGLELNHMTEGMIPASHNAALPFIRYVVGPGDYTPLGYSTPGDTTWAHQLTTVITTGSPLMVIAENPAMLLRDPAVRPALDVLKAIPTTWDETRVLPQSRIGELAILARRKGSDWFLAILAGDRPASLANLDLSFLGHSSYQAVMITSPSQKALERKEWQTGADTSPLPAQLASNDGLVIWFRKL; via the coding sequence GTGAATCGCCTCTTCCTCCCGATACTCCTGGTCCCCGGCCTGCTTTCCCTGGCACCCGCCGTGGAACTCAAGAGTCCGGACGGGCATCTCGTGGCGACCATCGAGACCGACTCCGCCCAAGACCTCGTCTACACAATCAGCCGGGACGGCAAAGTCCTGCTCGCGCCGTCTCGCATCGGCGTCACTATAGAAGGCGTCGACTTGGGAAAGGACGCCACCCTCGGCCAGGAAAAACGCGCCAGCATTGACGATCAATACCCAGTATTTGGCCCCAAGAGCATAGCTCGCAATCGGGCGAATACTCTCGCTCTCAGCATCCGTCACGACGCCAGCGGCCAGAGTTGCACGCTGGAGGCCCGGGCTTTTGATGATGGTTTTGCGTGGAGGATTATCTCCCCAGGCTCGGGCAGCCGCACGGTCCTGGGTGAGGCTTCCTCCTGGGTGCTGCCGGAAAAGAGCATCATCTGGTTCGGAGAACGCAACTCCCCATGGAAGCTGCGCACCTACGCAGGTGAGTTTGTTTCTGCGCCCCTCTCGAAGCTCCCAACAGTCTCTTCACAGGGTCCGGTGCAATGCCCTCCCCTCCTGGCAGAGCTTCCAGACGGTCTCGGCTATATCCTGGTCACCGAGGCTGCCCTTGAGAACTACAGCGGCCTGCGGCTGCGAGCCATCGGTGAATCCACCTTGCAGGCGGACCTGGCCGATGGCCTCAAGGGCTTCCCGATCACGGGAGATCTCGTCACCCCATGGCGGGTGACGATTCTCGCCCGGGATCTCGATGGCCTTGTCAATACGGACATCATTTCCGCCCTGAATCCCCCGCCGGATGCCAGGCTCTTCCGCGACCTCAGCTACATCAAACCGGGCCGGAGCGTCTGGCGATGGTGGAGCAAGGGAACCGGCTCGCCCGATGAGGAACGTGCCATGATCGATGATGCCGCCGCCTTGGGCTTTGAGTATTCCCTCGTCGATGATGGCTGGGCCAAATGGCCGGATGCCTGGAAAAGGATCCGCGAGCTTGCCACCCATGGGAGCAGCCGCAAGGTCGGCCTGTTGATCTGGAAGGACAGCAACGAGATCAGCAATCCCGCCGGTGATTATGCGGCCATGAGGTCATTTCTCGATTCCGCTAAATCCGCCGGGGTGGCGGGAGTGAAGGTCGATTTCTTCAACTCCGAATCCCAGGCGAGCATCGCCTTCCAGCGCCGCCTCCTGGTTCTAGCTGCAGAGCGCAAACTGCTTGTGATCCTTCATGGCATCCAGAAACCCACGGGCGAGTCCCGCACTTTCCCCAATGAAATCACACGGGAAGGCGTGCGTGGCCTCGAGTTGAATCACATGACGGAAGGAATGATCCCGGCGAGCCACAATGCGGCGCTGCCTTTCATCCGTTATGTCGTCGGTCCCGGCGACTACACGCCGCTCGGCTACAGCACGCCTGGCGACACCACGTGGGCGCATCAGTTGACCACCGTCATCACCACCGGCTCGCCGCTCATGGTCATCGCGGAAAATCCCGCCATGCTTTTGCGCGATCCCGCGGTGAGACCAGCCCTCGATGTGCTCAAGGCCATTCCCACCACCTGGGATGAGACGCGAGTCCTGCCACAGAGCCGCATCGGCGAACTCGCCATCCTCGCCCGACGCAAGGGCAGCGACTGGTTCCTCGCCATCCTGGCCGGAGACAGACCCGCCTCTCTCGCCAACCTCGATCTTTCGTTCCTCGGCCATTCCTCCTATCAGGCGGTGATGATCACCAGCCCTTCACAAAAGGCTCTGGAGCGCAAGGAGTGGCAGACCGGCGCGGACACTTCTCCCCTGCCCGCACAACTCGCCTCCAATGACGGACTGGTAATCTGGTTTCGGAAACTCTGA
- a CDS encoding polysaccharide deacetylase family protein, which translates to MNPPARVEITRFPEGKRIALTTSFDDGQTFDRRIVAAFNEWGLKATFNINSGKLQRTGKPAVEGPLGRGERVYLDASEIRELFQGHEVAIHTVTHPWLERLEASQIAREVLDDRIALEDLVGYPVRGMAYPFGTYDDRVIAVLRGLGIVYSRTCRNDANCFPPADPLDWATTAHQYAENPSVPDRFAAVLGNPWWSGVFYIWGHGFEFHDRDDWAGLERIFKPLSGHADVWYCTNIELFDYEEARRRIIISANRKVASNPSALTVWLKVDGQLVAIRGGESIALCE; encoded by the coding sequence ATGAATCCTCCTGCACGGGTCGAGATAACCAGATTTCCTGAGGGCAAGCGCATTGCCCTCACGACGAGTTTTGATGATGGCCAGACTTTTGATCGCCGGATAGTCGCTGCGTTCAATGAATGGGGGTTGAAGGCGACTTTCAATATCAACTCCGGAAAACTCCAGCGCACGGGGAAGCCCGCGGTGGAGGGGCCACTAGGCCGGGGCGAACGGGTGTATCTCGATGCGTCGGAGATCCGCGAGCTGTTTCAAGGTCACGAGGTGGCGATTCATACGGTGACTCATCCCTGGCTCGAGCGCCTCGAGGCTTCACAAATCGCACGGGAGGTGCTGGATGACCGGATCGCTCTGGAGGACCTGGTCGGCTATCCGGTGCGCGGCATGGCTTATCCCTTTGGCACCTATGATGATCGGGTTATCGCGGTGCTGCGCGGGCTGGGTATTGTTTACTCGCGCACCTGTCGCAACGATGCCAACTGCTTCCCTCCCGCCGATCCTCTCGATTGGGCGACCACGGCGCACCAGTACGCCGAGAATCCCTCGGTGCCGGACCGCTTCGCCGCCGTGCTGGGCAACCCTTGGTGGTCGGGTGTGTTTTACATCTGGGGGCACGGCTTTGAGTTTCATGACCGGGACGACTGGGCGGGGCTGGAGCGAATCTTCAAGCCGCTCTCCGGTCACGCCGACGTGTGGTACTGCACGAATATCGAGTTGTTCGATTATGAGGAGGCTCGTCGCCGCATCATCATCTCGGCAAATCGCAAGGTCGCCAGCAACCCGAGCGCCCTTACAGTCTGGCTGAAGGTCGATGGCCAGCTCGTCGCGATCCGAGGCGGCGAGTCGATCGCCTTGTGCGAGTGA
- a CDS encoding hybrid sensor histidine kinase/response regulator, which yields MIPDYGDQQIQAAYLAAIVNSSDDAIIGKNLQSIVTSWNPAAERILGFTAGEMVGDTIKKIIPEDRIGEEEEIIAKICQGEQVSHFETIRRTKEGELLEVSVTISPIRDGSGRIAGASTILRNISERKQHEREREEQLEREKHLRSEAERANQIKNDFLTTLSHELRTPLTAILGWSQILRGSLNDAQSIERAVDVIYRNSRTLTQLVEDMLDMNRILMGRVKLDLQILDLAKVISAAVESVSPSADLKQITITTAIDPDVPEIRGDPTRLQQVIWNLLTNAIKFTPKEGSVDVMLDCLQDHARISVRDTGMGIKPEFLPRVFERFTQEDSSTTRRYGGLGLGLAIVKNLVELHGGSVVAESEGEGLGATFRVLLPLPPVMTKLRSARNERHAPDFFPDGTTWDGPSLKGKNVLIVDDDPDAAEVVSRILSQYGAEVTAVHSGPTALSLLGSAKYHVLISDIAMPEMDGYEFVRTIRESGNRVAERIPAIALTAFSRSEDRRKAMLAGFDMFLSKPVDPPELLAVVSRYAGREPD from the coding sequence ATGATTCCCGACTACGGCGATCAGCAAATTCAGGCGGCTTATCTGGCCGCAATCGTCAATTCCTCTGATGACGCGATCATTGGAAAGAATCTGCAAAGCATCGTGACGAGCTGGAACCCGGCGGCGGAACGCATCCTGGGCTTCACTGCGGGGGAGATGGTGGGAGATACGATCAAGAAGATTATCCCGGAGGATCGCATTGGCGAGGAGGAGGAGATCATAGCAAAGATCTGCCAGGGCGAGCAGGTCAGCCATTTTGAGACGATTCGGAGAACCAAGGAAGGCGAGCTACTTGAAGTCTCGGTGACCATTTCTCCGATTCGCGATGGATCGGGGCGTATCGCGGGAGCCTCGACGATCCTGCGCAATATCTCGGAGCGCAAACAGCACGAGCGCGAGCGCGAGGAGCAGCTCGAGCGGGAGAAGCACCTGCGCTCCGAGGCCGAACGCGCCAACCAGATCAAGAACGACTTCCTCACCACGCTCTCGCATGAACTCCGCACGCCGCTGACCGCCATCCTCGGCTGGTCGCAGATCCTGCGCGGCAGCTTGAACGATGCCCAATCGATCGAGCGCGCCGTGGACGTGATTTATCGCAATTCCCGCACGTTGACCCAACTGGTCGAGGACATGCTCGACATGAACCGCATCCTCATGGGGCGGGTTAAGCTCGATCTGCAAATTCTCGATCTGGCGAAGGTTATTTCAGCAGCGGTCGAGTCCGTGTCGCCTTCCGCCGATCTCAAGCAGATCACCATCACCACGGCCATCGATCCCGACGTGCCGGAAATCCGTGGGGACCCGACGCGGCTCCAGCAGGTGATCTGGAACCTGCTGACGAACGCCATCAAATTCACCCCCAAGGAGGGAAGTGTCGACGTCATGCTCGACTGCCTTCAGGATCATGCGCGGATTTCCGTGCGGGATACCGGCATGGGGATCAAGCCGGAGTTCCTGCCCCGCGTCTTTGAAAGATTCACTCAGGAGGATAGCTCGACCACGCGGCGGTACGGTGGATTGGGACTCGGTCTGGCCATCGTGAAAAACCTCGTCGAGCTGCATGGTGGTTCCGTCGTCGCGGAAAGCGAGGGCGAGGGTCTTGGCGCGACGTTCCGCGTCCTGCTGCCCCTGCCTCCGGTGATGACGAAGCTGCGCTCCGCCCGCAACGAGCGCCATGCTCCTGATTTCTTCCCGGATGGAACGACCTGGGACGGCCCGAGCCTGAAGGGCAAAAACGTGCTGATCGTGGACGACGACCCCGATGCCGCCGAGGTCGTCAGCCGCATCCTCTCGCAGTATGGAGCGGAGGTGACGGCGGTGCATTCGGGGCCGACGGCACTTTCGCTGCTCGGTTCGGCAAAGTATCACGTGCTCATCAGCGATATCGCGATGCCGGAGATGGATGGTTACGAGTTTGTGCGGACCATCCGGGAGTCGGGCAACCGTGTGGCTGAACGCATTCCTGCCATCGCGCTGACTGCTTTCAGCCGGTCCGAGGACCGGCGCAAGGCGATGCTGGCGGGTTTTGACATGTTCCTTTCCAAGCCGGTCGATCCGCCCGAGTTGCTGGCGGTGGTGTCGCGCTACGCCGGACGCGAGCCGGATTGA